One Lycium barbarum isolate Lr01 chromosome 5, ASM1917538v2, whole genome shotgun sequence genomic window carries:
- the LOC132641550 gene encoding sphinganine C4-monooxygenase 1-like, with amino-acid sequence MMGSENNYVSDEVLGTFLPIVVYWVYSGLYTMLGGMDNYRLHSKKDEDEKNLVSKKEVVKGVLLQQVVQAVVATLLFAVTGNDGESDGDQHASIFVLGRQFFVAMVMLDTWQYFMHRYMHQNKFLYKHIHAQHHRLIVPYAFGALYNHPLEGLILDTVGGALAFLVSGMSPRTSIFFFSFATIKTVDDHCGLWLPGNLFHIFFKNNSAYHDIHHQLYGTKFNYSQPFFVTWDRIFGTYMPYELEKRQEGGFEAKPVKDCKEH; translated from the exons ATGATGGGTAGTGAGAATAATTATGTGTCAGATGAAGTGTTGGGAACATTTTTACCAATAGTTGTATATTGGGTATATTCAGGATTGTATACAATGCTTGGGGGTATGGATAATTATAGGTTACATTCAAAGAAAGATGAGGATGAAAAGAATTTAGTGTCAAAAAAAGAGGTGGTTAAAGGTGTTCTTCTTCAACAGGTTGTTCAGGCTGTTGTTGCCACGCTTTTATTCGCG GTCACAGGAAATGATGGTGAATCTGATGGGGATCAACATGCTTCCATCTTTGTTCTTGGAAGGCAGTTCTTTGTTGCCATGGTGATGTTAGATACTTGGCAATATTTTATGCATCGGTACATGCACCAAAACAAGTTCTTGTACAAGCATATCCATGCTCAACATCACCGGCTTATTGTTCCGTATGCATTTGGAGCTTTGTACAACCACCCTTTAGAGGGCCTGATTCTCGACACAGTCGGTGGGGCTTTAGCTTTCCTTGTATCGGGCATGTCACCACGTACCTCCATCTTCTTTTTCTCATTTGCTACGATCAAGACGGTTGATGATCATTGCGGACTATGGTTGCCCGGAAACCTCTTCCATATCTTCTTTAAAAACAACTCGGCTTACCATGATATTCATCACCAGCTTTACGGGACCAAGTTCAACTATTCACAGCCCTTCTTTGTGACATGGGATAGGATATTTGGGACGTACATGCCATATGAACTTGAGAAGAGACAAGAAGGAGGTTTTGAAGCTAAGCCTGTTAAAGATTGCAAGGAGCATTGA
- the LOC132641552 gene encoding AAA-ATPase At3g28580-like: MMQDVWTQLGPAIAAIMFSWTMYRNYFPHELRRLIRRYTDKIVSYFYPYMHIIFHEYESEGWFERSKAYVAIERYLSKNSCTQAKRLKANTVKDGQSLVLTMDDHEEITDEYKDEKVWWISSKLAANKQTIALWKEDDKRYFKLKFHRKNRELVTESYLKHVLEEGKAISVRERQRKLYTNNKGEAGGGYRYRGWRMWSGVVFEHPSTFDTLAMDPNKKQEITDDLETFSKSKDYYAKIGKAWKRGYLLYGPPGTGKSSMIAAMANFLQYDVYDLELTSVKDNTELRKLLIDTTGKSIIVIEDIDCSLDLTGQREKNKKKNKEHKEKNEKDAIKKKIKRGEEKEKQSEVTLSGLLNFIDGLWSAIGGERLIVFTTNYVEKLDPALIRRGRMDKHIVLSYCCFESFKVLANNYLDVESHVHFPEIRRLLGETNMTPADIAENLMPKSSKENADTCFERLIKALETAKEEAKLKAEKEEEERAKAEMEKEEKEEKKKELAATEEAKNADGVSGKEKSESNGAKENGDVSKG; the protein is encoded by the coding sequence ATGATGCAAGATGTTTGGACTCAATTGGGTCCAGCCATTGCAGCAATCATGTTCTCCTGGACCATGTACCGGAATTATTTTCCTCACGAACTTCGTCGTCTTATTAGGAGGTATACGGATAAAATCGTGAGCTATTTCTACCCTTATATGCACATAATTTTTCATGAGTATGAAAGTGAGGGGTGGTTCGAGCGGAGCAAAGCTTACGTAGCAATCGAAAGGTACCTGAGCAAGAACTCTTGCACACAAGCTAAGCGCCTCAAAGCCAACACGGTGAAAGATGGTCAATCTCTTGTCCTAACCATGGATGACCATGAGGAGATAACCGATGAATATAAAGATGAGAAGGTTTGGTGGATTTCGAGCAAATTAGCGGCCAACAAACAAACAATTGCTTTGTGGAAGGAGGATGACAAGAGGTATTTCAAGCTCAAATTTCACAGAAAGAATCGCGAACTTGTCACAGAGTCATACTTGAAGCATGTGTTGGAGGAAGGGAAGGCGATATCTGTGAGAGAACGACAGAGAAAGTTGTACACAAACAATAAGGGCGAGGCAGGTGGCGGGTACAGATATAGGGGGTGGAGGATGTGGAGTGGAGTAGTGTTTGAGCATCCATCAACATTCGATACTCTGGCCATGGATCCAAACAAGAAGCAAGAGATTACGGATGATCTGGAAACATTCAGCAAGTCAAAAGACTATTATGCAAAGATTGGCAAGGCGTGGAAGCGCGGTTATCTTCTTTATGGTCCTCCAGGAACGGGTAAATCTAGCATGATTGCTGCTATGGCTAATTTCTTGCAATATGATGTCTATGATCTTGAACTGACATCGGTTAAGGACAATACTGAGCTACGAAAATTGCTCATAGACACTACAGGTAAATCTATTATTGTAATTGAAGACATTGATTGTTCCCTTGACCTTACGGGTCAAAGGGagaagaataaaaagaaaaacaaggAACATAAAGAAAAAAATGAGAAAGACGCCATCAAGAAGAAGATTAAAAGaggagaggagaaagaaaagCAAAGTGAGGTAACTTTATCTGGACTTTTGAACTTCATTGATGGTCTATGGTCAGCTATTGGTGGTGAAAGGCTTATTGTCTTCACCACCAACTATGTGGAAAAGCTTGACCCTGCTCTAATTCGGAGGGGGAGGATGGATAAACATATTGTGCTATCCTACTGTTGCTTTGAGTCCTTCAAGGTGCTTGCAAATAATTATCTTGATGTCGAATCTCATGTTCACTTTCCTGAGATTCGTCGGTTATTGGGGGAAACTAATATGACTCCTGCTGATATTGCTGAGAATTTGATGCCTAAGTCTTCGAAGGAAAATGCAGACACTTGCTTCGAGAGATTGATTAAAGCTCTTGAAACTGCAAAAGAGGAAGCAAAATTGAAGgctgagaaagaagaagaagagagagcaAAGGCTGAGATGGAGAAGGAAGAGaaggaggagaaaaagaaagaattagCAGCTACTGAAGAAGCCAAGAATGCTGATGGTGTAAGCGGAAAAGAGAAGTCAGAAAGTAATGGTGCTAAGGAAAATGGTGATGTTAGCAAAGGTTGA